Proteins from one Brevibacillus humidisoli genomic window:
- a CDS encoding AEC family transporter: MGSLVSSIAIMAAIIGIGALIARHTPLSHDSRQLMVTIIVNVAMPCIILNGIFQIPIDKTLLKQIFLIFFLSVLFNCIGIGMGWLAAKMSGASAKKAREMAIVSGLGNTGFIGLPLCAALFGPKGALLAAVFDAGLDFTLWTVGVMLLQEKRTLSFAGLKALVNIPMLAIVGGLLIALVGVQPPETVKTFVATLAHLASPLAMMYIGFLIPALLTRKKHLPLPIIGLPIVMKLFAFPMAMILALSLFTLPVDVVQVVVIQVAMPSLTLGSILFARYAADEQMGAMATVFSTLIGLITIPLMVLLGGRLLEL; the protein is encoded by the coding sequence ATGGGGTCGTTGGTCTCGTCCATTGCGATCATGGCAGCGATTATCGGGATTGGCGCTTTGATTGCCAGACACACACCGCTGAGCCATGACAGCCGGCAGTTGATGGTCACGATCATCGTCAACGTAGCGATGCCTTGTATCATCTTAAACGGAATCTTTCAGATCCCGATTGACAAGACGTTGTTGAAGCAGATCTTTCTCATCTTCTTTCTGTCTGTTTTGTTTAACTGTATTGGCATCGGCATGGGCTGGCTTGCAGCCAAAATGTCCGGTGCGTCGGCTAAAAAAGCACGTGAGATGGCGATTGTCTCTGGCCTGGGCAATACCGGTTTTATTGGCCTGCCGCTATGTGCCGCTTTATTTGGGCCAAAAGGGGCACTGCTTGCCGCGGTCTTTGACGCCGGTCTCGATTTTACGCTCTGGACAGTGGGTGTCATGCTGCTGCAGGAGAAGCGTACCCTGTCGTTTGCCGGATTGAAGGCGTTGGTGAACATCCCGATGCTGGCCATTGTAGGTGGCCTTTTGATCGCATTGGTAGGGGTGCAGCCGCCAGAGACGGTGAAAACGTTCGTGGCCACTCTGGCCCACCTGGCATCTCCACTGGCCATGATGTACATCGGCTTTTTGATCCCCGCTCTACTGACAAGGAAAAAGCATCTGCCGCTGCCGATCATTGGTCTGCCGATTGTGATGAAGTTGTTTGCGTTTCCCATGGCCATGATCCTGGCATTAAGCTTGTTCACACTTCCTGTAGATGTGGTTCAAGTAGTGGTGATCCAGGTGGCGATGCCCAGTCTCACACTAGGCTCCATCCTCTTCGCCCGATATGCAGCAGATGAACAGATGGGAGCCATGGCAACCGTCTTTTCTACCCTGATCGGACTGATAACCATACCGCTGATGGTCCTGTTGGGTGGTCGCCTGCTGGAACTGTGA
- the queF gene encoding preQ(1) synthase, with protein MAQVEHNHSKYNNIRFDTQDESAIMVDILETIPYEYVGKRTEVMLPTNEFTSVCPWSGLPDFAELKIYMIPNEKLIEMKSLKYYLTSYRNVGIYQEHATNRILNDLVACCDPLYMRIEANWNARGGLGTEVVVEYKKETNAR; from the coding sequence ATGGCACAAGTAGAGCACAACCACAGCAAGTACAACAATATCCGTTTTGACACGCAGGATGAGTCGGCTATCATGGTTGACATTCTGGAGACCATCCCGTATGAATACGTCGGCAAACGGACGGAAGTGATGCTTCCTACCAATGAGTTTACGTCTGTCTGCCCATGGTCGGGCTTGCCGGACTTCGCCGAGTTGAAAATCTACATGATCCCAAACGAGAAGCTGATCGAGATGAAGTCGCTGAAATACTACTTGACGTCCTACCGCAACGTGGGCATCTATCAGGAGCATGCGACCAACCGGATCCTGAACGATCTGGTCGCTTGCTGCGATCCGCTGTATATGCGAATTGAAGCGAACTGGAATGCCCGTGGTGGACTGGGCACAGAAGTAGTGGTAGAGTACAAGAAGGAAACAAATGCACGGTAA
- the queC gene encoding 7-cyano-7-deazaguanine synthase QueC, translating to MGIARERGYELYPLTFDYGQRHNREVEQAKQIAAYYQVERHQIVATSFLRDIGGSALTDETIPVSTDGVEDGIPATYVPARNLIFLSMATAYAEVVGASAIYIGVSAVDFSGYPDCRPVFIEAMEQAARLATRLGTEEGQLSIEAPLLHASKADTIRLGLALQVPYHLTTSCYQGESAACGVCDSCRLRIKGFREAGAVDPIEYAIPIDWPTQPSTK from the coding sequence ATGGGAATCGCCCGAGAGCGGGGATATGAGCTGTACCCGCTCACCTTTGACTATGGACAGCGGCACAATCGTGAAGTGGAGCAGGCCAAGCAGATAGCAGCTTACTACCAAGTAGAGCGGCACCAGATTGTCGCCACCAGTTTTTTGCGTGATATTGGCGGCAGCGCTTTGACGGACGAGACGATACCCGTCTCCACAGACGGTGTGGAGGATGGGATTCCTGCGACGTACGTCCCGGCCCGCAATCTGATCTTTCTGTCCATGGCCACCGCTTATGCAGAAGTAGTCGGCGCGTCTGCGATTTACATCGGGGTGAGCGCCGTCGATTTCAGCGGCTATCCCGATTGTCGCCCCGTCTTTATTGAGGCGATGGAGCAGGCGGCTCGGCTGGCAACGCGGCTTGGCACAGAAGAGGGCCAGTTGTCGATCGAGGCCCCTCTGCTTCACGCCAGCAAGGCGGATACGATCCGCCTCGGACTTGCGCTGCAAGTTCCGTATCACCTGACAACTTCTTGTTACCAAGGTGAGTCGGCCGCCTGCGGTGTATGCGACAGCTGCCGTCTGCGCATCAAAGGATTCCGTGAAGCGGGGGCGGTCGACCCGATCGAATACGCCATTCCGATTGATTGGCCTACCCAACCATCTACGAAATAG
- a CDS encoding 7-carboxy-7-deazaguanine synthase QueE — MTVADHRTMRLPMVEIFQTVEGEGAKAGFPTTFVRVFNCNLRCTWCDTTYSYAPHQPAFYATIGEIVAQVDGYGNSYVCLTGGEPLMHGEKSLALVKALSEVSCVQDLHVETNGAVSLAPFVQLRQTEEDAGGKLRFVMDWKLPASGEAERMIAENLSLLGAQDELKFVIADERDFQAACEVLDRCQTAALPLFSPVWETMPPARLVELILASGRKDVKLNMQIHKVIWHPETRGV, encoded by the coding sequence ATGACTGTCGCGGATCATCGTACAATGAGACTGCCGATGGTGGAAATCTTCCAGACGGTCGAAGGGGAAGGAGCAAAGGCAGGCTTTCCGACTACCTTTGTCCGGGTGTTCAACTGTAATCTGCGCTGCACCTGGTGCGATACGACTTACAGCTACGCCCCTCACCAGCCCGCCTTTTATGCGACGATTGGCGAGATCGTCGCACAGGTGGATGGCTACGGCAACTCATACGTCTGTCTAACCGGCGGTGAACCGCTGATGCACGGTGAGAAGTCACTGGCATTGGTTAAAGCGTTGAGCGAAGTCTCCTGTGTGCAGGATCTGCATGTTGAGACGAACGGTGCTGTTTCACTAGCGCCGTTTGTCCAGCTGCGCCAGACAGAGGAAGATGCAGGAGGCAAACTGCGTTTCGTCATGGACTGGAAGCTCCCGGCCAGTGGTGAGGCAGAGCGTATGATCGCGGAAAATCTATCGCTGCTGGGAGCGCAGGATGAACTGAAGTTCGTGATTGCTGACGAGCGAGACTTTCAGGCTGCATGCGAGGTGCTGGATCGCTGCCAGACAGCTGCGCTGCCGCTGTTCAGCCCGGTTTGGGAGACGATGCCGCCAGCGCGGCTGGTAGAGCTGATCCTGGCCAGCGGTCGTAAAGATGTGAAGTTGAACATGCAGATACACAAGGTGATCTGGCACCCGGAGACACGCGGTGTGTAA
- the queD gene encoding 6-carboxytetrahydropterin synthase QueD has protein sequence MAAFEVPRKLQQLHRDIRPEQLRYHSKRVAITKVFTFDAAHHMHNYEGKCISLHGHTYRLEVTISGYPNEIGMSIDFGEIKSIYEERLKGRLDHRYLNETLPPMNTSVENLLVWIWEEIEQALAEKGLKASGFRIEELKLYETPNSYGTLKREWMEEA, from the coding sequence ATGGCTGCTTTTGAGGTTCCGCGCAAGCTCCAACAGCTGCACCGTGATATCAGGCCCGAACAACTGCGCTATCACAGCAAGCGTGTTGCCATCACCAAGGTGTTTACGTTTGATGCGGCTCATCACATGCACAACTACGAGGGAAAATGTATCAGTCTGCATGGTCATACCTACCGCCTGGAGGTGACGATCAGCGGCTATCCCAACGAGATCGGCATGAGCATCGACTTTGGAGAGATCAAGTCGATCTACGAAGAGCGCCTGAAAGGGCGGCTGGATCACAGATACCTTAATGAGACGCTGCCACCGATGAACACATCGGTGGAGAACCTGCTGGTCTGGATCTGGGAGGAGATCGAACAGGCGCTCGCGGAGAAGGGCCTGAAGGCGTCCGGATTCCGGATTGAAGAGCTGAAGTTGTACGAGACCCCCAACAGCTACGGTACCCTGAAGCGGGAATGGATGGAGGAAGCGTAA
- a CDS encoding amino acid ABC transporter substrate-binding protein, with product MKKLLAIASTVFLLALTGCGTSGTTGSSGTPESAGQTSQEQAPAEQAEAQNLLEKIKAEGKLLIGTEGTYAPFTFHDDSGKLTGFDVELAAEIAKRIGVEPVFMETQWDAMFAGLDAERFDMIANQVGIRPDRQEKYDFSKPYVTSTAVLVVHKENNTVDGFEDIKGLKAAQTLTSNLTDIARENGAEIVGVEGFNQAIDLLSSKRVDVTINDGLSLLDFLKQKPETPIKMVAKHPDAAQNGFMFRKGNPELVEAVNQALDEMMKDGTYLKISEKWFGADVSK from the coding sequence ATGAAAAAACTTCTTGCGATTGCATCAACCGTATTCCTGCTCGCTCTTACCGGCTGCGGCACCTCAGGTACGACTGGTTCATCCGGCACGCCGGAATCTGCCGGACAGACGTCCCAAGAGCAAGCTCCTGCCGAACAAGCAGAGGCGCAAAACCTGCTGGAAAAGATCAAGGCCGAGGGGAAACTGCTCATCGGTACAGAGGGAACCTACGCACCGTTTACTTTCCACGATGACTCCGGCAAGCTGACCGGCTTTGATGTCGAGTTGGCGGCTGAGATTGCCAAGCGGATCGGCGTAGAACCAGTATTTATGGAGACCCAGTGGGACGCGATGTTTGCCGGTCTTGACGCCGAACGGTTTGACATGATCGCCAACCAGGTGGGAATTCGACCAGACCGGCAGGAAAAGTACGACTTTTCCAAGCCATACGTAACCTCTACAGCTGTACTGGTCGTTCATAAAGAGAACAATACGGTAGATGGATTTGAAGACATCAAAGGATTAAAGGCGGCTCAGACGCTGACCAGCAACCTGACTGACATCGCCCGTGAAAACGGGGCCGAGATCGTTGGCGTAGAAGGATTCAACCAGGCGATAGATCTGCTGTCATCAAAACGGGTCGATGTGACGATCAACGATGGTCTGTCACTGTTGGACTTCCTAAAGCAAAAACCGGAGACCCCGATCAAGATGGTCGCCAAACACCCAGACGCAGCCCAGAACGGCTTCATGTTCCGCAAAGGAAATCCGGAGCTGGTTGAAGCTGTCAATCAGGCTCTGGATGAAATGATGAAAGACGGAACGTATCTGAAAATCTCTGAGAAATGGTTTGGTGCGGATGTTTCCAAGTGA
- a CDS encoding amino acid ABC transporter permease: MFPSEWFANPERINRLIDIAQSSFPHLVKGALLYSLTLAVVSFAIGLVLAILTALARISGVKLLEGIARTYISIIRGTPMLVQLFIIFYGLPNIGWTLDPIPSAIIGFSLNVGAYGSEIVRAAILSIPKGQWEAAFSIGMSYRQALQRIILPQAARVSIPPLANSFISLVKDTSLAAVILVPEMFRKAQEIAAATYEPLLIYSEAALIYWVICMVLALIQDKIEQRLDRYVAR; this comes from the coding sequence ATGTTTCCAAGTGAATGGTTCGCTAACCCGGAACGGATCAACCGTCTGATCGATATCGCGCAAAGCTCCTTTCCCCATCTGGTGAAAGGAGCCTTGCTCTATTCACTGACCCTCGCCGTGGTCTCCTTTGCGATTGGATTGGTGCTCGCGATCTTGACGGCACTGGCTCGCATCTCCGGCGTCAAGCTGCTGGAAGGAATCGCCCGTACTTATATTTCGATCATTCGCGGGACGCCGATGCTGGTACAGTTGTTCATCATTTTTTACGGACTGCCTAACATCGGCTGGACACTGGATCCGATTCCATCTGCGATCATCGGCTTTTCCCTTAATGTGGGAGCGTACGGTTCCGAGATCGTCCGTGCCGCCATCCTGTCGATCCCAAAGGGCCAATGGGAAGCCGCCTTTTCCATCGGGATGTCCTATCGTCAGGCTCTGCAGCGGATCATCCTGCCACAGGCGGCTCGTGTCTCCATACCGCCGCTGGCCAACTCTTTTATCAGTCTGGTCAAGGACACATCGCTGGCCGCCGTCATTCTTGTGCCGGAGATGTTTCGCAAGGCCCAGGAAATTGCCGCTGCCACCTACGAACCGTTGCTGATCTACAGCGAAGCGGCGCTCATCTATTGGGTGATCTGCATGGTGCTGGCGTTGATCCAGGACAAAATCGAACAGCGATTAGACCGCTATGTCGCGCGATAA
- a CDS encoding amino acid ABC transporter ATP-binding protein, with product MISIRQLHKRFDSLNVLKGIDLTIEQGKVIVIIGPSGSGKTTLLRCMNILEIPTSGLVRIGDVELDFSGKTDKKRILQLRKQTGMVFQSFNLFPHMTAIENVMEGPLTVKGESRETARQKAKALLAKVGLAEKADHYPFQLSGGQQQRIGIARALAMDPKVMLFDEPTSALDPELVAEVLKVIKELALEGMTMVVVTHEMSFAREVADEVIFMDGGVILERGTPEELFNRPQQERTRQFLQHIH from the coding sequence ATGATTTCCATCCGACAACTGCACAAGCGCTTTGATTCGCTGAACGTCTTGAAAGGTATCGACCTGACCATCGAGCAGGGGAAAGTGATCGTCATCATCGGCCCTTCCGGATCAGGCAAGACAACTCTGCTGCGCTGCATGAATATTCTGGAGATCCCCACCTCCGGTTTGGTTCGCATCGGTGACGTTGAACTGGACTTCTCCGGCAAAACGGATAAAAAGCGAATCCTGCAGCTCCGCAAGCAAACCGGCATGGTCTTCCAGTCGTTTAACCTGTTTCCGCACATGACCGCCATCGAAAACGTGATGGAAGGACCGCTCACCGTCAAAGGAGAGAGTAGAGAAACAGCCCGTCAAAAGGCAAAAGCACTGCTGGCCAAGGTAGGCTTGGCCGAAAAAGCGGACCACTATCCCTTCCAGCTGTCCGGGGGACAGCAGCAGCGGATTGGCATCGCCCGTGCGCTGGCGATGGATCCGAAAGTGATGCTGTTCGATGAACCAACCTCGGCACTTGATCCAGAGCTGGTCGCTGAGGTGCTGAAAGTGATCAAAGAGCTGGCTCTGGAAGGGATGACGATGGTCGTCGTCACCCATGAGATGAGCTTTGCCCGCGAAGTGGCTGATGAAGTGATCTTTATGGACGGTGGCGTGATTCTGGAGCGCGGCACACCTGAAGAGCTGTTTAACCGTCCGCAACAAGAGCGGACCAGGCAGTTTTTGCAGCATATTCACTAA
- a CDS encoding glycoside hydrolase family 15 protein: protein MSRRLSAYVTESIKIIRAHQHPAGAIIACSTYPAYRYVWLRDGTFAVYALDRMGEHGPARRFYEWCSYVLLKHQGKAQRVMEQVRSGKTAIDQDQFLHTRYTIDGDEGREEWGNFQLDGYGVLLWGIAEHLRMSGGTALSGATQSAVELIVDYLLTCWRLPCFDCWEELGDRFHPATLAAVYGGLAAIVAYLPQKRKKVAEACEAIRQYVLQDGVRGGKFVKSIGHPGVDASLLWLSVPFRLVEPEDGRMTRTVRQMEQELVRGQGVHRYPQDLYYGGGQWLLLSAWLGWFYLQVGERPKAVEILDWMETKWSERGLPEQVQDVMINPDMYDRWTAHAGPPACPLVWSHAMYLVLMTEVEKKKPTFRPAT, encoded by the coding sequence TTGTCGAGGAGATTGTCTGCATACGTGACTGAGAGCATCAAGATCATCCGTGCCCATCAACACCCTGCGGGGGCGATTATCGCCTGCTCCACATATCCAGCGTATCGATACGTATGGCTGAGAGACGGCACGTTTGCCGTCTATGCGTTGGACAGGATGGGGGAGCATGGACCAGCTCGCCGCTTCTACGAGTGGTGCTCTTATGTGCTGCTGAAACACCAAGGAAAGGCTCAGCGTGTGATGGAACAGGTGCGCAGCGGCAAGACTGCAATCGATCAGGATCAGTTTTTACACACGCGCTATACCATTGATGGTGATGAGGGGAGAGAAGAATGGGGGAACTTTCAATTAGACGGATACGGTGTACTGCTGTGGGGAATAGCCGAGCACTTACGGATGAGTGGAGGGACGGCACTCTCTGGGGCCACTCAGTCAGCTGTTGAGTTGATCGTTGATTACTTGCTGACTTGTTGGAGGCTTCCGTGTTTTGACTGTTGGGAGGAGTTAGGTGATCGGTTCCATCCGGCGACATTGGCTGCTGTCTACGGCGGTTTAGCTGCCATTGTTGCGTATTTGCCACAGAAACGAAAGAAAGTGGCTGAAGCGTGTGAAGCGATCCGACAGTACGTCTTGCAGGATGGCGTCAGAGGCGGCAAGTTTGTCAAGTCGATCGGCCATCCCGGGGTCGATGCCAGCTTGTTGTGGCTCTCGGTGCCCTTTAGACTGGTCGAACCCGAGGATGGACGGATGACTCGGACAGTTCGACAGATGGAGCAGGAACTGGTGCGCGGACAGGGGGTACACCGCTATCCACAGGATCTGTACTACGGAGGTGGGCAATGGCTGCTCTTGTCGGCCTGGTTGGGATGGTTTTACCTACAGGTGGGGGAGCGACCAAAAGCAGTAGAGATTCTAGACTGGATGGAAACGAAGTGGAGCGAACGAGGACTGCCCGAACAGGTGCAGGACGTCATGATAAATCCTGACATGTACGACAGATGGACAGCGCATGCTGGCCCGCCTGCCTGTCCGCTTGTCTGGTCGCACGCGATGTATCTCGTTCTGATGACGGAGGTGGAGAAAAAAAAGCCCACTTTCCGGCCGGCAACCTAG
- a CDS encoding carbohydrate ABC transporter permease, which produces MTRSHWWVHLLLLLASFIAVFPVLWIMMTSFKQRAEVFSTELHLIPQTFTWENYVHVLTRADGVFLRWMANSFLVALLTSLVALALSTTAAYALSRFKFAGKRAIHYGFFLTQMFPGALLIIPLYKIVNSLGLLNNYLGLILAYCTVAVPFCVMMLKNFFDTVPYELEEAARVDGLSHFGTFYRIVLPLSIPGVAVTAFYAFITAWNEFLIALTFMSDQTMYTLPIGLQQFVNQFNADWHYLSAGAIIVTLPVLVVFLIAQKYLVAGLTSGGTKG; this is translated from the coding sequence GTGACCCGATCCCATTGGTGGGTGCATCTCCTGCTGTTGCTGGCTTCCTTTATTGCCGTATTTCCCGTGCTGTGGATTATGATGACCAGCTTTAAGCAGCGGGCGGAAGTGTTCTCCACCGAACTTCACCTCATCCCGCAGACCTTTACCTGGGAGAACTACGTGCATGTGCTGACCAGAGCAGACGGCGTGTTTCTGCGATGGATGGCGAACAGTTTTCTGGTTGCCCTGCTGACCTCGCTTGTCGCGCTGGCTTTGTCGACGACAGCTGCCTATGCCTTGTCCCGCTTCAAGTTTGCCGGCAAGCGGGCCATTCATTATGGTTTCTTCTTGACCCAGATGTTTCCAGGGGCGTTGCTGATCATTCCGCTCTATAAGATTGTCAACTCGCTCGGGCTGTTAAACAACTATCTCGGCCTGATACTCGCCTACTGCACGGTAGCTGTGCCGTTTTGCGTGATGATGCTGAAGAATTTTTTTGACACTGTGCCCTACGAACTGGAGGAAGCCGCCCGTGTTGACGGTCTGTCTCATTTCGGCACCTTTTACCGTATCGTCCTGCCGCTCTCCATCCCTGGTGTAGCGGTGACCGCTTTTTACGCCTTTATTACAGCCTGGAATGAGTTTCTGATCGCGCTCACCTTTATGTCTGATCAAACGATGTATACCTTGCCGATTGGCTTGCAGCAGTTCGTCAACCAGTTCAATGCAGACTGGCACTATCTCTCCGCCGGAGCGATCATCGTCACCCTGCCGGTACTGGTTGTATTCTTGATTGCCCAAAAGTACCTGGTGGCCGGACTAACATCAGGGGGAACCAAAGGATAA
- a CDS encoding carbohydrate ABC transporter permease, with product MATRSNWWIAYLFLAPVIVVMALLVFYPLLQGVIYSFTNMTQYNMGSKFAPASWEFIGLKHYIDLFSSMLQPESVFRDVIIQTLIWTFVNVFFHFTIGLILALLLNRNIRGRGIYRMVLVVPWAVPSFISAFSWTWMYNQSYGVFNILLAKLGFAPIPWLGDSFWAMVSVIIVNIWIGVPFMMITLLGGLQGIPQSLYEAARVDGATPWRQFWTITLPLLKPVAATATVLGVIWTFNMFNIIYLVTRGGPARSTQILVTYAYQEGFMNWNFGLAATYGVVILSFLLAFTLLYQRLLKENSNEGVYY from the coding sequence TTGGCAACTCGCAGCAACTGGTGGATTGCCTATCTCTTTTTGGCTCCAGTGATTGTGGTGATGGCCTTGTTGGTGTTTTATCCGTTGCTACAAGGAGTGATCTACAGCTTCACCAATATGACCCAGTACAATATGGGCAGCAAGTTTGCCCCGGCCAGTTGGGAGTTCATCGGACTAAAACATTACATTGATTTGTTTTCATCGATGCTGCAGCCTGAGTCTGTGTTTCGCGACGTCATCATCCAAACGCTCATCTGGACGTTTGTCAACGTGTTTTTCCATTTTACGATTGGTCTGATCCTGGCGTTGCTGCTGAACCGAAACATCAGGGGACGAGGCATCTACAGGATGGTGTTGGTGGTGCCGTGGGCGGTGCCATCATTTATCAGCGCGTTTTCCTGGACGTGGATGTACAACCAATCGTACGGAGTGTTCAACATCCTCCTGGCGAAGCTGGGATTTGCCCCAATTCCCTGGTTGGGGGACAGCTTCTGGGCAATGGTGTCAGTCATTATCGTAAACATATGGATTGGAGTGCCGTTTATGATGATCACCCTATTGGGAGGGCTGCAGGGTATTCCCCAGAGCTTGTATGAGGCGGCTCGTGTAGACGGCGCCACTCCATGGAGACAATTCTGGACGATCACGCTGCCGCTGTTAAAGCCTGTGGCTGCAACAGCTACGGTACTTGGCGTGATCTGGACGTTCAATATGTTCAACATCATTTATCTTGTGACCCGAGGCGGTCCAGCACGCTCTACACAGATCCTGGTCACCTATGCTTACCAAGAGGGGTTTATGAACTGGAACTTCGGGCTGGCCGCCACCTATGGTGTGGTCATTTTAAGTTTCCTGCTCGCCTTTACCTTGCTGTACCAACGACTGCTCAAGGAGAACAGCAACGAGGGGGTGTACTACTGA
- a CDS encoding extracellular solute-binding protein — MKRVFGILTAAVLFSILLAACGGSGGSEATETAGQQQDGPVTVTFWTTVRESEAVALKEIIDEFERQNKEIKVNMQLVPFGEAQNKFRAAAQAGNGPDVLRSEVAWTPEFAKLGLLEPLDDYFQDQDDFLDAPLNYSKWNGRVWSVPEVTDALALLYNKKMLAGAGFASAPKTMEEFAQAAKALSNGTDKWGFYLRQTEAYFSLPFVWAFGGGLIDEQKQILINTPGAVEGVEFALKLRDVDRVSPRDLDAANSYQNMNEAFKNGSAAMIFNGPWAMTDILSGEQFQDPTNLGIAPIPAGPGGQTGSPVGGHSLAIYAGSPVKDAAYKLIAFLTSAESQAFLASKNGTLPTRRSAYDMPELKENRMISDFQAVMEAAKNRPVIPEGGQIFAAFDPEIQAIYKGEKKPREGLDAVAQAWRTLLGQ; from the coding sequence ATGAAACGCGTTTTTGGCATCTTGACGGCGGCCGTACTATTCTCCATCTTGCTGGCCGCATGCGGCGGTTCTGGAGGAAGTGAAGCGACTGAAACAGCAGGACAGCAGCAAGACGGGCCAGTTACTGTGACGTTCTGGACCACGGTACGGGAGTCGGAAGCGGTTGCACTAAAAGAAATAATTGATGAATTCGAACGGCAGAATAAAGAGATTAAGGTAAACATGCAGTTGGTTCCCTTCGGAGAGGCGCAAAACAAGTTCCGTGCAGCGGCGCAGGCCGGCAACGGTCCGGATGTGCTGCGCTCAGAGGTGGCATGGACACCGGAGTTTGCCAAGCTGGGTCTGCTCGAACCACTGGACGACTACTTTCAAGACCAGGATGACTTCCTGGACGCGCCGTTGAATTACAGCAAATGGAACGGCCGCGTGTGGAGCGTTCCGGAAGTGACGGACGCTCTGGCACTCCTATACAACAAGAAAATGTTGGCTGGTGCCGGCTTTGCTAGTGCACCGAAAACGATGGAAGAGTTTGCCCAAGCGGCCAAAGCTCTCTCCAACGGCACGGATAAATGGGGATTCTACTTGCGTCAGACGGAGGCCTACTTCAGCTTGCCGTTTGTCTGGGCGTTTGGCGGTGGACTGATCGATGAGCAGAAACAGATTCTGATCAATACCCCAGGGGCTGTAGAGGGAGTGGAGTTCGCGCTTAAGCTGCGCGATGTCGATCGTGTCTCTCCTCGCGATTTGGACGCTGCCAACAGCTATCAAAATATGAATGAAGCATTTAAAAACGGTTCGGCTGCCATGATTTTTAACGGTCCGTGGGCCATGACCGACATTCTTTCCGGAGAGCAGTTTCAAGATCCGACCAACCTCGGGATCGCACCGATTCCCGCAGGACCTGGCGGACAGACGGGCTCGCCGGTGGGGGGGCACAGTCTGGCGATATATGCCGGTTCCCCGGTCAAAGACGCTGCGTACAAATTGATCGCGTTTCTCACCAGTGCGGAAAGCCAGGCGTTTCTCGCCAGCAAGAATGGGACGCTGCCAACGCGTCGGTCGGCGTACGACATGCCTGAATTGAAGGAAAACCGCATGATTTCTGATTTCCAAGCGGTGATGGAGGCGGCCAAAAACCGCCCGGTGATTCCGGAAGGCGGACAGATTTTTGCCGCTTTTGATCCGGAGATCCAAGCCATTTACAAAGGGGAAAAGAAACCACGGGAAGGATTGGACGCGGTCGCTCAAGCGTGGCGGACACTGCTTGGGCAATAA